AACCGGGCGCATGAAACTGCTTGTCATTGACGATGATCGCGAACTGTGCTGGCTGATCCGGGATTACCTGGAGCCGCTCGGGTACGCGGTGACGGCGGTGCATAACGGCCCGGAAGGATTGGAGCGCGCGCTGGGCGAGGAGTTCCAGGCGATCATTCTCGATGTCATGTTGCCCGGACTGGATGGGTTCGAAGTCCTCAAACGTATTCGCGCCAAATCCGACGTGCCCGTGCTGATGCTCACTGCGCGCGGGGAAGAAGCGGACCGCATTGTGGGGTTGGAAGTCGGCGCGGATGATTACCTGCCCAAGACCTTTTCCACCCGCGAACTGCTGGCCCGATTGCGGGCGGTGACCCGCCGGAAAACGCGCGATGCCACCAAGGAATCCGAAAAAGCTGACGCGGAAATTGTGGTCGGCCAATTACGGATCAACCCCGCCACGCGCCGCGTCGCCGTGGGCGATGAACCGGTGGAACTGACCGCACTGGAATTTGATTTGCTGGCCATCCTGGCGCGCTCGCGCGGCCGGGTGAAATCACGGGAACAACTGATCGAGGCCGTGGTTGAACGCAATTACGATGTGTTTGACCGATCCGTGGATGTGCATATCCATTCGTTGCGCAAAAAGCTGGGGGATGACCCGAAGGATCCCCGGTACATCCGCACGTTGCGCGCGGTGGGCTACATGTTGATCAACCCGGAAAATGATTGGTAACCGCCGATGAAGCGTCACTTTCCACTCTACGCCAAAATTCTGCTCTGGTTCTTTCTGAATCTGTTGTTGCTGGTGTGCGCGTTCTGGCTGTTGCTGCGCGACCAATTCCATTTGGGCAGGGAGTGGATGCTGGCCGGGGGGGCGGATACCCGGGTGGAAGCGCTGTGCGACCTTATTCTCTCGGAAATCAATGAGCGTCCGCGCGATCAATGGAACGACACCCTCCAGCGTGTGGGCAATGCCTACCACCTGAAATTGTATCTATTCCGCAATGATGGCACGCAACTGGCCGGCGATTCGGTGACGCTGCCATCTGAAACCCGGGCGCGGCTGATGGATCGCCAAGGCCTGCCGCCCCGCCGCCAAGGGGCGGAGGGGGCGGGTGGGCCGGAGGGATCGGCACAAGATGCACCTGCCAATGCACAGCGAACGGACCGCGATGGCCAGCGAATCAGACCGGCGCGGAATCCAGAGGGGCAGGGTTTCCGCCCACTCCCGGAGCGTGACCCCATGGGCTTTGGCCCGCCTCCCGGCGCGGAAGGGCAGGCGCCCGGAAGGCCGCCCGGAGCACCGGAATTGGACCCGAATGCCGCCCCCCTGGCACGTTTGAAATTCATGGTTCGGACGGATAACCCGAGCCGGTATTGGCTGTTGGTGCGCTTGGTTACCCGTGATCCTCAGCGGCTCCGACCAGCCCCGGCCACCTTGATCGGAGTCACTGATTCCATCAGTGGCGGCGGATTGTTTTTTGATGTCCGTCCCTGGGTGTATGCCATGGTCGGCGCGGTGCTGTTTTCCGCGTTGTTTTGGATCCCGCTGGTGCGCAACATCACCCAATCGGTGCGCCAGATGACCGAGGCCACCCAACAAATTGCCCAAGGACATTTCGAAGTGCGGGTGGATGAACATCGCCGGGATGAATTGGGCACGCTGGGCCAGGCCATCAACCAGATGGCGTTCAGGCTGGCGGGATTCGTCACGGGCCAGAAACGGTTCCTAGGTGATATTGCCCACGAACTGTGCTCGCCGCTCGCCCGCCTGCGCATGGCCTTGGGCATTCTGGAACAACGGGCGGATGAAAAACAACAGCCTTACATCACTTCTGCCAGCGAAAAAGCCCAACTGCTGGCCGACCTCGTGAATGAGTTGCTCTCCTTTTCCCGCGCCAGCTTGGGAACCACCGAGGTGAAGCTTCAGCCGGTGTCTGTGAACGATGCCGTGG
Above is a genomic segment from Verrucomicrobiota bacterium containing:
- a CDS encoding response regulator transcription factor, coding for MRTSTPSTPPAGAQTGRMKLLVIDDDRELCWLIRDYLEPLGYAVTAVHNGPEGLERALGEEFQAIILDVMLPGLDGFEVLKRIRAKSDVPVLMLTARGEEADRIVGLEVGADDYLPKTFSTRELLARLRAVTRRKTRDATKESEKADAEIVVGQLRINPATRRVAVGDEPVELTALEFDLLAILARSRGRVKSREQLIEAVVERNYDVFDRSVDVHIHSLRKKLGDDPKDPRYIRTLRAVGYMLINPENDW
- a CDS encoding ATP-binding protein, yielding MKRHFPLYAKILLWFFLNLLLLVCAFWLLLRDQFHLGREWMLAGGADTRVEALCDLILSEINERPRDQWNDTLQRVGNAYHLKLYLFRNDGTQLAGDSVTLPSETRARLMDRQGLPPRRQGAEGAGGPEGSAQDAPANAQRTDRDGQRIRPARNPEGQGFRPLPERDPMGFGPPPGAEGQAPGRPPGAPELDPNAAPLARLKFMVRTDNPSRYWLLVRLVTRDPQRLRPAPATLIGVTDSISGGGLFFDVRPWVYAMVGAVLFSALFWIPLVRNITQSVRQMTEATQQIAQGHFEVRVDEHRRDELGTLGQAINQMAFRLAGFVTGQKRFLGDIAHELCSPLARLRMALGILEQRADEKQQPYITSASEKAQLLADLVNELLSFSRASLGTTEVKLQPVSVNDAVAKAVQRETTDGAVFEIEVPDALCVMAEPELLVRAIANLLRNAVRYAGHAGPIRLKAGQSDQEVLITISDRGPGVPEAELARIFDPFYRLDTSRDRGTGGVGLGLAIVKTCVEWCQGSITCRNLEPSGLEVTLRLPISK